The following coding sequences are from one Paenarthrobacter ureafaciens window:
- a CDS encoding histidine phosphatase family protein — MNAISPRPQLWILRHGETEWSKSGQYTGLTDLPLTVEGEQQAVEARKVLEGIDFDLVLTSPLRRARRTAELAGFPDAVHEPLAVEWNYGDYEGISSDLIRKDNPDYLIWTDGVPNGETLDEVAARADKIIGRVLESGMDNVLVVAHGHFSRILTARWLEMDAKEGRHFLLGTAKVCTLGWDKRTPAIIRWGL; from the coding sequence TTGAACGCGATCTCCCCGCGCCCGCAACTGTGGATCCTTCGCCATGGCGAGACTGAATGGTCCAAGAGCGGCCAGTACACCGGGTTGACGGACCTTCCCCTGACGGTGGAGGGCGAGCAGCAGGCCGTCGAGGCGCGCAAGGTGTTGGAAGGCATCGACTTCGACCTGGTGCTCACGTCACCGTTGCGCCGCGCCCGGCGTACCGCGGAGTTGGCCGGCTTTCCGGACGCAGTCCACGAGCCCTTGGCCGTGGAGTGGAATTATGGGGATTACGAGGGCATCAGCTCCGACCTCATCCGCAAGGACAACCCGGACTACCTCATCTGGACCGACGGCGTGCCCAACGGGGAAACCCTGGACGAGGTGGCTGCCCGGGCCGACAAAATCATCGGCAGGGTCCTTGAATCCGGAATGGACAATGTCCTGGTGGTTGCGCACGGCCACTTCTCCCGCATCCTGACCGCCCGTTGGCTGGAAATGGACGCCAAAGAAGGGCGGCATTTCCTGTTGGGAACCGCGAAGGTATGCACTCTTGGGTGGGACAAGCGGACACCGGCGATTATCCGCTGGGGCCTCTGA
- a CDS encoding CCA tRNA nucleotidyltransferase has translation MAHVLDSSSVNFTIDPVVLDLGQRFVDAGFELSLVGGPVRDLFLGRTSPDLDFTTDATPDQTISVIKKWADNFWEIGRAFGTIGMRKDGFQIEVTTYRAEAYDPDSRKPVVAFGNSLTDDLLRRDFTINAMALRLPSLELVDPFGGVRDLHASELSTPGAPEASFSDDPLRMMRAARFASQLGVSVHDDVRHAMTHMAERIKIISAERVRDELVKLINGAHPRVGVDLLVDTGLAEFVLPEVSALRLESDEHHRHKDVYQHSLQVLEQAAALETDRDGAVPGPDFVLRFAALMHDVGKPATRRFEPGGAVSFRHHDVVGAKLTAKRMKALRFDNDTIKAVARLVELHMRFYGYGDAGWTDSAVRRYVTDAGPHLERLHRLTRSDVTTRNQRKADRLAFAYDDLEQRIAALLEQESLAAIRPDLDGAQIMALLGLKPGPVVGRAYKFLLEERMEHGPLAPEEAESKLLAWWQEQPESAVVEPSTETEES, from the coding sequence ATGGCGCACGTATTGGACAGCTCTTCTGTTAACTTCACCATCGATCCGGTGGTGCTCGACCTCGGGCAGCGCTTTGTCGATGCCGGATTCGAGCTGTCCTTGGTCGGTGGGCCTGTGCGTGACCTGTTCCTCGGCCGGACCTCCCCCGATCTCGACTTCACTACCGATGCAACACCGGACCAGACCATCTCGGTCATCAAGAAGTGGGCAGATAACTTCTGGGAGATCGGACGGGCGTTCGGCACGATCGGGATGAGGAAGGACGGCTTCCAGATCGAGGTCACCACCTACCGCGCGGAGGCCTACGATCCCGACTCCCGCAAGCCCGTGGTGGCGTTCGGCAACTCGCTGACCGATGACCTCCTGCGCCGGGACTTCACTATCAACGCCATGGCCCTGCGGCTCCCGAGCCTGGAACTCGTGGATCCCTTTGGCGGCGTACGCGACCTGCACGCTTCCGAACTCTCCACCCCGGGCGCGCCGGAGGCCTCCTTCTCGGATGATCCGCTGAGGATGATGCGCGCTGCCCGCTTTGCATCCCAGCTGGGGGTTTCCGTCCACGATGACGTCCGGCACGCCATGACCCACATGGCTGAACGGATCAAGATCATTTCCGCAGAACGCGTTCGCGACGAACTGGTCAAGCTCATCAACGGCGCCCATCCGCGGGTTGGCGTGGATTTGTTGGTGGACACGGGACTGGCCGAGTTCGTGCTCCCTGAGGTCTCCGCCTTGCGGCTTGAATCCGATGAGCACCACCGTCACAAGGACGTATACCAGCACTCGCTGCAAGTCCTGGAGCAAGCAGCGGCCCTGGAAACGGACCGGGACGGAGCCGTGCCCGGACCCGACTTCGTGCTGAGGTTTGCGGCCTTGATGCACGACGTCGGCAAGCCGGCTACGCGCCGCTTCGAACCCGGCGGCGCGGTGAGCTTCCGCCACCACGACGTAGTAGGTGCCAAGCTGACGGCCAAGCGGATGAAGGCCCTGCGGTTCGACAACGACACCATTAAAGCGGTGGCACGCCTGGTTGAACTCCATATGCGCTTCTACGGATACGGCGACGCCGGATGGACCGATTCCGCCGTCCGCCGCTACGTGACCGACGCCGGACCCCATTTGGAACGACTCCACCGGCTGACCCGATCCGACGTCACCACGCGCAACCAGCGCAAGGCCGACCGTCTGGCCTTCGCGTACGACGACCTCGAACAGCGGATAGCCGCCCTGTTGGAACAGGAATCCCTGGCTGCCATCCGTCCCGATCTTGACGGTGCACAAATCATGGCGCTCCTGGGACTCAAGCCCGGACCCGTGGTTGGGCGGGCTTACAAGTTCCTCCTTGAGGAACGCATGGAGCACGGGCCGCTCGCTCCCGAGGAAGCCGAGTCCAAGCTTCTGGCATGGTGGCAGGAACAGCCGGAGTCCGCCGTCGTCGAACCTTCAACCGAAACAGAGGAGTCCTAA
- a CDS encoding NUDIX hydrolase: MPSAIGAHVAPAPQHPVQASLPTVEEISAGGVVVDTSDGELRVAIIARLNRGGRLEWCLPKGHPEGRENNEEAAVREIAEETGIEGSILAPLGSIDYWFTVSGHRVHKTVHHFLLRATGGELTIENDPDQEAVDAAWVPIQELARKLSFPNERRIADLAREVLPEHL; this comes from the coding sequence TTGCCGTCGGCAATCGGAGCGCACGTCGCGCCTGCCCCGCAGCACCCGGTCCAGGCCTCGCTTCCCACCGTTGAGGAAATCTCGGCCGGTGGCGTCGTAGTAGATACGTCCGACGGCGAACTGAGGGTTGCGATTATCGCCCGCCTTAATAGGGGTGGCCGGCTTGAATGGTGCCTGCCGAAGGGACACCCTGAGGGCCGGGAGAACAATGAGGAAGCCGCTGTCCGCGAGATCGCGGAGGAGACCGGCATCGAGGGCAGCATCCTGGCCCCGCTGGGAAGCATCGATTATTGGTTCACTGTGAGTGGCCACCGCGTCCACAAGACCGTCCATCACTTCCTCCTGCGGGCAACGGGCGGGGAACTGACCATTGAGAACGATCCGGACCAGGAAGCGGTGGACGCAGCATGGGTTCCTATTCAGGAACTGGCACGCAAACTGTCGTTCCCCAATGAGCGCCGCATTGCCGATCTGGCACGGGAAGTGCTGCCGGAACACCTCTGA
- the murJ gene encoding murein biosynthesis integral membrane protein MurJ produces the protein MSEAKTTQSVQSGEARSSAIMAAGTLVSRVLGFAKTWMLAAALGLGSTVTDTFINANNLPNLIFLLVAGGVFNAVLVPQIIKASKAPDRGADYLSRLLTLAVLLLLALTALVTLAAPLVIELTTQGYSEQQKALAVTFAFWCLPQIFFYGLYALLTQVLNAHGAFGPAMWAPILNNLVAIAGLGMFIWLLGANATNPHTLDNWGPTQTFLVAGFSTIGVVAQTAILMIPVIRLKLGLRPRFGWRGVGLGQAAKLSVWTLLTAAVGQLAFLYVMKVATIPGAERLRLANAGETTAASTLPGNAILEVASQLYLLPHSIIALSLATVLFNRMTRASQDGNKDELRDALSHGLRTMAVATVFGALALFALAGPLGMFFSGGEPQDGVMLAQTLTILALSTPFMSANFMMSRVFYANEDARTPLYVQLLLAVVYVVGAFVIQFLPVGQIIYAIAVLYTLGNILSVVISVVFLRRMLGHLDGPRIANSYIRMGYAGLGSALAGALALWLLGSYRADGFAWSSRPAAVVTVVVVGPVMLVAYLLLLKAFRVTELRDLMRPLLGRFGRGVPVSAGGRDQEQESTTPARATVSDDTGLIPRISGEFDAASFRAGPAVEPQQSAEQHPEVPGASEYLPDEDVPSTAKGGRFRPQVPLPGRRTYQGEAGQNPYFPSEDQGSK, from the coding sequence ATGTCTGAAGCCAAAACCACCCAGTCCGTTCAATCCGGTGAAGCCCGTTCCAGCGCCATTATGGCGGCTGGAACCTTGGTCTCCCGGGTCCTTGGCTTCGCCAAAACCTGGATGCTGGCCGCCGCCCTGGGCCTCGGATCCACGGTCACTGACACGTTCATCAACGCGAACAACCTGCCCAACCTGATCTTCCTCCTGGTAGCCGGCGGTGTCTTCAACGCCGTCCTGGTTCCCCAGATCATCAAGGCCAGCAAAGCCCCCGACCGTGGAGCGGACTACCTCAGCCGGCTCCTGACCCTCGCGGTGCTGCTCCTGCTCGCCCTCACGGCGCTCGTCACATTGGCTGCGCCGCTGGTCATCGAACTCACTACCCAGGGCTACTCGGAACAACAAAAGGCACTGGCTGTCACTTTTGCGTTCTGGTGCCTGCCGCAGATCTTCTTCTATGGCCTGTACGCACTCCTGACGCAGGTACTGAACGCGCACGGCGCCTTCGGACCTGCCATGTGGGCGCCGATCCTCAACAACCTCGTAGCCATCGCCGGCTTGGGGATGTTCATCTGGCTCCTCGGCGCCAACGCCACCAATCCGCACACCCTGGACAACTGGGGCCCCACGCAGACTTTCCTTGTGGCAGGGTTCTCCACCATCGGCGTCGTGGCCCAAACAGCCATCCTGATGATCCCTGTCATTCGCTTGAAGCTTGGCCTCAGGCCCCGCTTCGGTTGGCGTGGCGTGGGACTTGGCCAGGCCGCCAAGTTGAGCGTCTGGACGCTGCTGACCGCCGCCGTCGGGCAGTTGGCCTTCCTGTACGTCATGAAGGTGGCCACCATCCCCGGCGCCGAGCGTTTGCGCCTTGCCAATGCGGGGGAGACCACCGCGGCCTCCACGCTTCCCGGTAACGCCATCCTCGAAGTCGCCAGCCAGTTGTACCTGCTGCCGCACTCCATCATCGCGCTGTCCCTGGCCACTGTCCTCTTTAACCGCATGACCCGGGCGTCCCAGGACGGGAACAAGGACGAACTGCGTGACGCCCTTTCCCACGGTCTTCGGACCATGGCAGTCGCTACGGTCTTCGGGGCGCTGGCGCTGTTCGCGCTTGCCGGACCACTGGGCATGTTCTTCTCCGGCGGTGAACCCCAGGACGGCGTCATGCTGGCGCAGACCCTCACTATCCTGGCACTCAGCACGCCGTTCATGAGCGCGAACTTCATGATGTCGCGCGTCTTCTATGCCAACGAGGACGCCCGCACGCCCCTCTACGTCCAGTTGTTGTTGGCCGTGGTCTACGTGGTGGGGGCCTTCGTCATCCAGTTCCTGCCCGTCGGCCAGATCATCTACGCGATCGCCGTCCTATATACCTTGGGCAACATACTTTCCGTCGTGATCAGCGTCGTCTTCCTTCGCCGCATGCTGGGCCACCTCGACGGTCCGCGCATTGCCAATTCCTATATCCGCATGGGTTACGCGGGATTGGGATCCGCCCTGGCAGGCGCTTTGGCCCTGTGGCTCCTGGGCAGCTACCGTGCCGACGGTTTTGCGTGGAGCAGCCGCCCCGCCGCAGTGGTGACGGTGGTCGTCGTCGGGCCTGTCATGTTGGTTGCCTACCTCCTGCTGTTGAAGGCCTTCCGGGTCACCGAACTGCGCGACCTCATGCGACCGCTCCTGGGACGCTTCGGCCGCGGCGTGCCCGTCAGTGCTGGTGGACGGGACCAGGAACAAGAAAGCACGACGCCGGCACGCGCCACGGTTTCCGACGATACCGGCCTGATTCCACGCATCTCGGGCGAGTTCGACGCCGCATCCTTCCGCGCCGGGCCGGCTGTGGAACCACAACAGTCGGCTGAACAGCACCCTGAAGTGCCGGGGGCCTCCGAGTATCTTCCGGACGAGGACGTACCCAGCACCGCTAAGGGCGGACGGTTCCGTCCGCAGGTGCCGCTCCCGGGGCGCAGGACTTACCAAGGGGAGGCCGGGCAGAATCCCTACTTCCCGTCCGAGGACCAAGGAAGCAAGTAA
- the trxB gene encoding thioredoxin-disulfide reductase, giving the protein MSIAENNASQVRDVIIVGSGPAGYTAAVYTARANMKPLLIAGSVTAGGELMNTTDVENYPGFPEGIMGPDLMENFEKQAARFGTEILFEDVTALDLDGDIKKVTIGTGETFQAKAIILSTGSAYRELGLENEKRLSGHGVSWCATCDGFFFKDQDIAVIGGGDSAMEEALFLTKFAKSVTVVHRRDTLKASKIMADRALAHEKINFLWNTAVEDVLGGEKVTGLKLKNVVDGTESELAVTGVFVAIGNDPRTDLVKGKVGLTPEGTIAVEGRSSRTSIKGVFAAGDVIDPTYRQAITASGSGCVAALDVEHYLADLNS; this is encoded by the coding sequence GTGAGCATTGCAGAAAACAACGCATCGCAGGTGCGTGACGTCATCATCGTAGGCTCAGGCCCGGCCGGCTACACAGCTGCCGTATACACCGCTCGCGCCAACATGAAGCCTCTGCTCATTGCCGGTTCCGTCACCGCAGGCGGCGAACTCATGAACACCACTGACGTTGAGAACTACCCTGGTTTCCCCGAGGGCATCATGGGCCCGGATCTCATGGAAAACTTCGAGAAGCAGGCCGCACGTTTCGGTACCGAGATCCTCTTCGAGGACGTCACCGCGTTGGATCTCGACGGCGACATCAAGAAGGTCACGATCGGGACGGGGGAGACCTTCCAGGCCAAGGCCATTATCCTGTCCACCGGTTCTGCCTACCGCGAGCTGGGCTTGGAGAACGAAAAGCGCCTCTCCGGCCACGGAGTCAGCTGGTGTGCAACCTGTGACGGTTTCTTCTTCAAGGACCAGGACATCGCTGTTATTGGTGGTGGCGACTCCGCAATGGAAGAAGCATTGTTCCTGACCAAGTTCGCCAAGTCCGTCACGGTGGTGCACCGTCGCGACACCCTCAAGGCTTCCAAGATCATGGCAGACCGTGCTCTTGCCCACGAGAAGATCAACTTCCTGTGGAACACCGCAGTCGAGGATGTTCTCGGCGGCGAAAAGGTCACCGGGCTGAAGCTGAAGAACGTGGTTGACGGTACTGAGTCCGAACTCGCTGTCACCGGTGTCTTCGTGGCTATCGGCAACGATCCCCGCACCGACCTGGTGAAGGGGAAGGTGGGACTGACTCCTGAGGGCACCATCGCTGTTGAGGGCCGTAGTTCACGCACGAGCATCAAGGGTGTCTTCGCTGCCGGCGACGTCATCGACCCCACGTACCGCCAGGCAATCACCGCCTCCGGCTCCGGTTGTGTAGCTGCCTTGGATGTAGAGCACTACCTGGCCGACCTGAACTCCTAA
- the trxA gene encoding thioredoxin produces the protein MSNAKDVTDASFSTDVLASEKPVIVDFWAEWCGPCRKLGPILDEISVEYGDKVDVVKLNVDDNPAIAAEYGITSIPAVYLFSGGEVKSTVIGAKPKQFFEKEFADVLS, from the coding sequence ATGAGCAACGCTAAAGACGTTACCGACGCAAGCTTCAGCACCGATGTCCTGGCTTCCGAGAAGCCTGTCATCGTTGACTTCTGGGCAGAGTGGTGCGGTCCCTGCCGCAAGCTCGGCCCGATCCTCGATGAGATCTCTGTCGAGTACGGCGACAAGGTGGACGTCGTGAAACTGAACGTAGACGACAACCCCGCCATTGCCGCCGAGTACGGCATCACTTCCATTCCCGCTGTATACCTGTTCAGCGGAGGCGAAGTGAAGAGCACCGTCATCGGCGCCAAGCCGAAGCAGTTCTTTGAAAAGGAATTCGCGGACGTACTGTCCTAG
- a CDS encoding ParB/RepB/Spo0J family partition protein, with translation MSEKRRGLGRGLGALIPSSASAGVQGAGASPSRPVDLFFPDARKAPEPESVSAPAEAGNDASEGSATRAAVSKTGSSKSSAKSDAKAPTKKTAAATGSSSTVSSKQAASVSAPEASDESPTTALPEASASPASTEPQTDLVEVPGARFAEIPVTDIHPNRKQPRSVFDEDDMAELVHSVKEIGVLQPIVVRTSTEKGGEPYELVMGERRWRAVQAAGLDTIPAIVRDTTDDDLLRDALLENLHRSQLNPLEEAAAYQQLLEDFGTTHEQLADRIGRSRPQVSNTLRLLKLPPLVQRRVAANVLSAGHARALLSLPDAAAMERLAQKIVAEGMSVRATEEAVALYQEPAAPTKNSIPKPNARHERLDYLASSLSDRLDTNVKITLGARKGRVSIEFASVEDLNRIMDVLSPGAES, from the coding sequence ATGAGCGAAAAGCGAAGAGGCCTTGGCAGGGGTCTTGGGGCTCTCATTCCCAGCTCGGCCTCCGCCGGCGTCCAAGGAGCTGGCGCTTCGCCGTCCCGTCCTGTGGATCTGTTCTTCCCTGATGCCCGGAAAGCTCCGGAGCCGGAATCTGTTTCCGCGCCGGCGGAAGCGGGCAACGATGCTTCAGAGGGTTCGGCCACACGAGCAGCAGTTTCGAAGACTGGCTCGTCCAAGTCGAGCGCCAAATCGGATGCCAAGGCTCCGACCAAGAAGACGGCTGCTGCGACAGGATCGTCTTCGACGGTCTCTTCCAAGCAGGCAGCTTCGGTGTCTGCTCCGGAAGCTTCAGACGAAAGCCCGACGACCGCCCTGCCGGAAGCAAGCGCTTCACCCGCATCCACTGAACCGCAGACCGACCTGGTGGAGGTTCCGGGAGCACGTTTCGCGGAAATCCCTGTCACGGACATTCACCCGAACCGAAAGCAGCCCCGTTCCGTCTTCGATGAGGACGACATGGCAGAGCTTGTGCACTCGGTCAAGGAAATCGGTGTCCTCCAGCCAATTGTTGTACGTACTTCAACCGAAAAGGGTGGAGAACCGTATGAGTTGGTCATGGGTGAGCGTCGGTGGCGTGCTGTGCAGGCCGCCGGTCTGGACACCATCCCTGCGATCGTCCGTGACACCACCGATGATGACCTCCTCCGGGACGCACTTCTGGAGAACCTCCACCGGAGCCAGCTGAATCCTTTGGAAGAAGCCGCCGCTTACCAGCAGCTCCTTGAGGACTTTGGAACGACGCACGAACAATTGGCTGACCGCATCGGCCGGTCCCGTCCGCAGGTCTCCAATACTCTTCGCTTGCTGAAGCTTCCACCCCTGGTGCAGCGCAGGGTTGCCGCCAACGTTTTGTCCGCAGGGCATGCGCGCGCATTGCTGTCCCTGCCGGACGCGGCCGCGATGGAAAGGCTCGCACAGAAGATTGTGGCTGAGGGCATGTCTGTGAGGGCCACAGAGGAAGCAGTGGCGCTTTACCAAGAGCCTGCCGCACCCACCAAGAATTCAATTCCCAAGCCCAACGCACGGCACGAACGGTTGGACTACTTGGCCTCGTCCTTGTCTGATCGCCTGGATACGAATGTGAAGATCACGCTTGGCGCCCGTAAGGGACGGGTGAGCATTGAGTTCGCCAGCGTGGAAGATCTCAACCGGATCATGGATGTGTTGAGTCCTGGGGCAGAAAGCTAG
- a CDS encoding ParA family protein: protein MDSIDDSSPIARQLANETRRRERLIGRQLPKPERTRIFTVSNQKGGVGKTTTTVNIAAALASAGLNVLVIDIDPQGNASTALGIEHHADVDSIYDVLINDLPLKDVVAPCPDIPNLFCAPATIHLAGAEIELVSLVAREQRLRRAIDVYAKEREKNGEGRLDYIFIDCPPSLGLLTVNAFCAASEVLIPIQCEYYALEGLSQLLKNIEMIQKHLNADLVVSTILLTMYDGRTNLAAQVASEVRQHFPQQVLSAVVPRSVRISEAPSYQQTVMTYDPSSSGALSYMEAAAEIAER, encoded by the coding sequence ATGGACTCGATCGACGATTCAAGCCCCATCGCACGCCAGTTGGCGAACGAGACCCGGCGGCGGGAACGTTTGATCGGACGGCAGTTGCCCAAACCTGAGCGCACCAGGATCTTCACGGTATCCAATCAAAAGGGTGGCGTCGGCAAGACCACCACCACGGTCAATATCGCTGCGGCCCTCGCGTCTGCCGGCCTGAATGTGCTGGTCATCGACATCGATCCCCAGGGCAACGCCTCGACCGCCCTCGGCATCGAGCACCATGCTGATGTAGACAGCATTTATGACGTCCTCATCAACGACCTTCCCCTGAAGGACGTAGTGGCACCGTGCCCGGACATCCCCAACCTGTTCTGCGCCCCGGCCACTATCCACCTTGCCGGCGCGGAGATCGAGCTTGTGTCCCTGGTGGCCCGCGAACAGCGCCTGCGCCGCGCGATCGACGTCTACGCGAAAGAACGCGAAAAGAACGGCGAAGGCCGCCTCGACTACATCTTCATTGATTGCCCTCCCAGCCTGGGCCTGCTGACAGTGAACGCATTCTGTGCAGCCAGCGAAGTACTGATTCCCATCCAGTGTGAGTACTACGCCCTGGAAGGTCTGAGTCAACTGCTGAAGAACATCGAAATGATTCAGAAGCACCTCAACGCTGATCTGGTGGTGTCCACCATCCTGCTGACCATGTATGACGGTCGGACGAACCTGGCGGCACAGGTCGCCTCCGAAGTGCGCCAGCACTTCCCTCAGCAGGTTCTCAGTGCGGTAGTTCCTCGGTCTGTGCGTATCTCCGAAGCGCCGAGCTACCAGCAAACAGTGATGACATACGATCCCTCGTCCAGCGGCGCGCTCTCCTACATGGAAGCCGCTGCTGAAATCGCAGAACGCTAG
- the rsmG gene encoding 16S rRNA (guanine(527)-N(7))-methyltransferase RsmG, protein MVEISATELQAAEKIFGERLDLAKRYVEHLATSGIERGLIGPREVPRLWGRHVLNCAVIESAIAKDSHVADVGSGAGLPGLCLAIARPDLELTLIEPLERRVIWLQEVVDDLGLDNVTVMRTRAELAVGLVNADVVTARAVSALSNLAGLTIPLLNGKGEVVAIKGRSAAEEIEKAKKVIRKLGGVETSVVVCGQELLEEPTTVVRIIVNKPGKTA, encoded by the coding sequence ATGGTAGAAATCTCCGCGACAGAACTGCAGGCGGCCGAGAAGATCTTCGGGGAGCGCCTGGATCTTGCCAAGCGCTACGTTGAACATTTGGCCACCTCCGGCATTGAACGCGGCCTCATCGGTCCCCGGGAAGTTCCGCGTCTGTGGGGTCGGCATGTGCTGAACTGTGCCGTCATTGAGTCCGCGATCGCAAAAGACAGTCACGTGGCCGACGTCGGTTCCGGGGCTGGACTTCCCGGCCTGTGTCTGGCCATTGCACGTCCTGATCTCGAGCTCACCCTGATTGAGCCACTGGAACGCCGTGTGATTTGGCTCCAGGAAGTTGTTGACGATCTTGGACTCGACAACGTCACCGTGATGCGTACCCGTGCCGAGCTTGCAGTGGGTCTGGTTAACGCGGACGTTGTGACCGCCCGCGCCGTCTCTGCCCTGAGCAATTTGGCTGGCCTTACCATTCCGTTGCTCAACGGAAAGGGCGAGGTCGTGGCCATTAAGGGGCGCAGCGCAGCCGAGGAGATCGAGAAGGCCAAGAAGGTTATTCGTAAGCTTGGCGGCGTAGAAACGTCGGTTGTGGTGTGCGGACAGGAGCTTTTGGAGGAACCCACCACCGTGGTGAGGATCATCGTCAACAAGCCCGGAAAGACAGCTTAG
- a CDS encoding protein jag — translation MSAESTEEITDAVTEAQEETPSKTASRLEEEGDIAADYLEELLDIADIDGDIDIEVRNGRTYISIAAEEESPALESLVGRDGEVLEALQELARLSVLSATDSRSRLVLDINGYRKHRAGVLQQIAEDAVAKVKENGGTVALEPMSAYERKIVHDAVADLGFVSESEGEGAGRHIVVSAD, via the coding sequence ATGTCTGCTGAGAGCACCGAGGAAATAACCGACGCCGTGACTGAGGCCCAGGAAGAGACCCCGTCCAAGACGGCCAGCCGTTTGGAAGAGGAAGGCGATATTGCCGCCGACTACCTCGAGGAACTCCTCGACATCGCAGACATCGACGGTGACATCGACATCGAGGTCCGCAATGGCCGGACCTACATCTCCATTGCCGCGGAAGAGGAATCACCCGCGCTGGAAAGCCTTGTAGGCCGTGACGGTGAAGTACTCGAGGCCCTGCAGGAGCTGGCCCGCCTCTCCGTACTTTCCGCTACCGATAGCCGCTCCCGGTTGGTGCTGGACATCAACGGATACCGCAAGCACCGCGCCGGGGTCCTTCAGCAGATCGCAGAGGACGCAGTTGCCAAGGTGAAAGAGAACGGTGGAACCGTTGCGCTGGAACCGATGAGCGCGTACGAGCGCAAAATTGTCCACGACGCCGTCGCCGACCTCGGATTCGTTTCCGAATCCGAAGGCGAGGGCGCCGGACGTCACATCGTGGTTTCGGCTGACTAA
- the yidC gene encoding membrane protein insertase YidC: MDFFETIMFPFKWLVSIIMVGFHEGLSFLGMPAANGWTWTLSIIGLVLVIRAALIPVFVKQIKAQRGMQLLQPDLKKLQTKYKGKTDQLSRQAMAQEQMALYKKHGTNPFSACLPMLIQMPFFFALFQVLSGISTNAKAGQGIGAMSHEQVVQFDQSSIFGAPLSASLLHGDPSGSGSAVAVWVLSIIMILAMTASQFITQKQIMAKNMSEEALASPFMRQQKMMLYILPLVFGIGGINFPIGVLIYWTTTNLWTMGQQFFVIRRMPTPGSPAAKALEERRAAKGLPPLAGKKNDDAEAAAAAAAAEARAQRVQPQRKNRKKK; this comes from the coding sequence ATGGACTTCTTTGAAACAATCATGTTTCCGTTCAAGTGGCTGGTGTCAATCATCATGGTTGGCTTCCACGAGGGACTGAGCTTCCTTGGAATGCCCGCAGCGAACGGCTGGACCTGGACCCTGTCCATCATTGGTCTGGTGCTGGTTATCCGTGCCGCCCTGATCCCTGTTTTCGTCAAGCAGATCAAAGCCCAGCGCGGCATGCAGCTCCTGCAGCCCGACTTGAAGAAACTGCAGACCAAATACAAGGGCAAAACAGACCAGCTCAGCCGCCAGGCGATGGCGCAGGAGCAGATGGCCCTGTACAAGAAGCACGGCACAAACCCGTTCTCCGCGTGCTTGCCGATGCTGATCCAGATGCCGTTCTTCTTCGCCCTGTTCCAGGTGCTGTCCGGGATCTCCACCAACGCCAAGGCCGGCCAGGGCATTGGTGCCATGAGCCACGAGCAGGTAGTGCAGTTCGACCAGTCGAGCATCTTTGGTGCACCGCTGTCCGCTTCCCTGCTGCACGGCGACCCCAGCGGCAGCGGCAGCGCAGTTGCTGTGTGGGTGCTGTCCATCATCATGATCCTTGCCATGACTGCATCGCAGTTCATCACGCAGAAGCAGATCATGGCCAAGAACATGTCCGAGGAAGCACTCGCCAGCCCGTTCATGCGCCAGCAGAAGATGATGCTCTACATCCTGCCGCTCGTCTTCGGCATCGGTGGTATCAACTTCCCGATCGGTGTCCTCATTTACTGGACCACCACCAACCTCTGGACCATGGGCCAGCAGTTCTTCGTCATCCGCCGTATGCCCACCCCGGGTTCCCCCGCCGCCAAGGCGCTGGAGGAACGCCGCGCTGCCAAGGGCCTGCCGCCGCTGGCCGGCAAGAAGAACGACGACGCCGAGGCTGCCGCCGCCGCTGCTGCCGCCGAGGCACGGGCGCAGCGCGTCCAGCCGCAACGTAAGAACAGGAAGAAGAAGTAA
- the yidD gene encoding membrane protein insertion efficiency factor YidD, translated as MATVGRFVWDLPRNVLILLLKAYRKVVSPLYGQVCRFFPSCSAYALEAVTVHGAVKGSWLAAKRLAKCHPWNAGGVDHVPAGHRHWPEGRTPTIVVLNNPDQFLAAQADEEGRPAA; from the coding sequence TTGGCCACAGTCGGCCGGTTTGTTTGGGACCTGCCTCGGAACGTCCTCATTCTCCTGCTGAAGGCCTACCGCAAGGTGGTTTCGCCCCTGTACGGCCAGGTATGCCGTTTCTTCCCGTCGTGTTCGGCCTATGCGCTGGAGGCGGTCACGGTGCACGGCGCCGTGAAGGGCAGCTGGCTCGCAGCCAAAAGGCTCGCCAAATGCCACCCTTGGAATGCCGGTGGAGTGGACCATGTCCCCGCCGGCCACCGTCATTGGCCGGAAGGCCGGACGCCCACAATTGTTGTACTGAACAACCCGGACCAGTTCCTGGCTGCTCAGGCTGATGAAGAAGGCCGCCCGGCGGCCTGA